One Phoenix dactylifera cultivar Barhee BC4 unplaced genomic scaffold, palm_55x_up_171113_PBpolish2nd_filt_p 000026F, whole genome shotgun sequence genomic window carries:
- the LOC103716931 gene encoding beta-1,2-xylosyltransferase XYXT1-like isoform X1 has protein sequence MGQQHHRVYYFLQLRRGEGESQLKESCKLPSQMYFSDSPPKKPKRFLLRLIFLFILASCSLFFFPRLLFCSSSSSTSPLCPLFYSFGAEEKKLQVLQVGTRVPCSSPIPNNTVCCDRTAFRTDVCFMRGDVRTQSYSKTILLYPGNNASIPAPATEERIRPYTRKWETSVMATIDELRLTTGGARGGGCDVRHAVPAVVFSAGGYTGNVYHEFNDGIVPLFITSQKFNKRVVFVVLDYRNWWFTKYREVLSRLSDYPPLDFSGDSRTHCFPETIVGLRIHDELTVDAARMENNKTIFDFRRLLDDAYRPRIQSLEHDEQQASPQSSMVIARRHNSLSTCKPKLVIVSRTGSRAIENELELVKLGQEIGFIVKVLRPDRTTELAKIYRALNSSDAMIGVHGAAMTHLLFMRPGSVFIQIVPLGTDWAAKTYYGEPAVRMGLWYVGYKILQRESSLFREYDKTDPVLKDPRSVAKKGWQVTKRVYLDRQNVNLDLDRFRKHLIRAHKYLVSKKRINHDKEKVA, from the exons ATGGGGCAGCAGCATCACAGAGTCTACTATTTCCTTCAGctaagaagaggagaaggagagtcACAACTAAAGGAGAGCTGCAAGCTCCCTTCTCAGATGTACTTCTCTGACTCCCCCCCTAAGAAGCCCAAACGCTTTCTCCTTCGCCTCATCTTCCTTTTTATCCTCGCCTCTTGTAGCCTATTCTTCTTCCCTCGCCTCCTCTTctgctcctcctcttcctccacctcCCCTCTTTGCCCTCTCTTTT ACTCTTTTGGAGCTGAAGAGAAGAAGCTACAAGTCCTCCAAGTTGGAACAAGGGTCCCCTGTTCTTCTCCTATCCCGAATAACACTGTCTGCTGCGACCGCACCGCGTTCCGCACCGATGTTTGCTTCATGAGAGGCGACGTCCGGACCCAGTCTTATTCCAAGACTATTCTACTTTATCCCGGGAATAACGCGTCTATCCCCGCCCCGGCGACGGAGGAAAGGATCAGGCCTTACACTCGGAAGTGGGAGACCAGCGTCATGGCCACCATCGACGAGCTCCGCCTGACCACCGGCGGCGCCCGCGGCGGCGGCTGCGACGTCCGGCATGCGGTCCCGGCGGTGGTGTTCTCTGCCGGGGGTTATACCGGCAACGTGTACCATGAGTTCAACGACGGGATTGTTCCACTGTTCATCACTTCCCAGAAGTTTAACAAGCGGGTGGTGTTTGTTGTTCTTGATTACCGTAACTGGTGGTTCACCAAGTACAGGGAAGTGCTATCCCGCCTGTCGGATTATCCGCCGCTCGATTTCTCCGGCGACTCGAGGACTCATTGCTTCCCGGAAACCATTGTTGGACTGAGAATTCATGATGAATTGACGGTGGATGCAGCACGAATGGAGAACAACAAGACAATTTTCGACTTCCGCCGGCTTCTCGATGACGCCTACCGGCCTCGAATTCAATCACTCGAGCATGATGAACAGCAAGCAAGCCCCCAGTCATCAATGGTCATTGCCAGGCGGCATAATTCACTGAGTACCTGCAAACCGAAACTCGTGATCGTGTCAAGAACTGGATCGAGAGCGATCGAAAACGAGCTGGAGCTGGTGAAATTAGGCCAAGAGATTGGTTTCATCGTCAAGGTATTGAGGCCGGACCGGACGACGGAGCTGGCGAAGATATACCGAGCATTAAATTCGAGCGACGCCATGATTGGAGTCCATGGAGCAGCCATGACTCATCTGTTGTTCATGAGGCCGGGTTCGGTGTTCATTCAAATTGTGCCTTTGGGGACTGACTGGGCTGCCAAGACCTACTACGGCGAGCCGGCGGTGAGAATGGGGTTGTGGTATGTGGGATATAAGATTCTACAGAGGGAGAGCTCGTTGTTCAGAGAGTATGACAAAACTGATCCAGTGCTAAAGGACCCCAGAAGTGTGGCCAAGAAAGGGTGGCAGGTGACcaagagagtctatttggatcGCCAGAATGTGAACTTGGATTTGGATCGGTTTAGAAAGCATCTGATTCGAGCTCATAAGTATCTGGTTTCAAAGAAAAGAATCAATCATGACAAGGAGAAAGTAGCATGA
- the LOC103716931 gene encoding beta-1,2-xylosyltransferase XYXT1-like isoform X2: protein MRGDVRTQSYSKTILLYPGNNASIPAPATEERIRPYTRKWETSVMATIDELRLTTGGARGGGCDVRHAVPAVVFSAGGYTGNVYHEFNDGIVPLFITSQKFNKRVVFVVLDYRNWWFTKYREVLSRLSDYPPLDFSGDSRTHCFPETIVGLRIHDELTVDAARMENNKTIFDFRRLLDDAYRPRIQSLEHDEQQASPQSSMVIARRHNSLSTCKPKLVIVSRTGSRAIENELELVKLGQEIGFIVKVLRPDRTTELAKIYRALNSSDAMIGVHGAAMTHLLFMRPGSVFIQIVPLGTDWAAKTYYGEPAVRMGLWYVGYKILQRESSLFREYDKTDPVLKDPRSVAKKGWQVTKRVYLDRQNVNLDLDRFRKHLIRAHKYLVSKKRINHDKEKVA, encoded by the coding sequence ATGAGAGGCGACGTCCGGACCCAGTCTTATTCCAAGACTATTCTACTTTATCCCGGGAATAACGCGTCTATCCCCGCCCCGGCGACGGAGGAAAGGATCAGGCCTTACACTCGGAAGTGGGAGACCAGCGTCATGGCCACCATCGACGAGCTCCGCCTGACCACCGGCGGCGCCCGCGGCGGCGGCTGCGACGTCCGGCATGCGGTCCCGGCGGTGGTGTTCTCTGCCGGGGGTTATACCGGCAACGTGTACCATGAGTTCAACGACGGGATTGTTCCACTGTTCATCACTTCCCAGAAGTTTAACAAGCGGGTGGTGTTTGTTGTTCTTGATTACCGTAACTGGTGGTTCACCAAGTACAGGGAAGTGCTATCCCGCCTGTCGGATTATCCGCCGCTCGATTTCTCCGGCGACTCGAGGACTCATTGCTTCCCGGAAACCATTGTTGGACTGAGAATTCATGATGAATTGACGGTGGATGCAGCACGAATGGAGAACAACAAGACAATTTTCGACTTCCGCCGGCTTCTCGATGACGCCTACCGGCCTCGAATTCAATCACTCGAGCATGATGAACAGCAAGCAAGCCCCCAGTCATCAATGGTCATTGCCAGGCGGCATAATTCACTGAGTACCTGCAAACCGAAACTCGTGATCGTGTCAAGAACTGGATCGAGAGCGATCGAAAACGAGCTGGAGCTGGTGAAATTAGGCCAAGAGATTGGTTTCATCGTCAAGGTATTGAGGCCGGACCGGACGACGGAGCTGGCGAAGATATACCGAGCATTAAATTCGAGCGACGCCATGATTGGAGTCCATGGAGCAGCCATGACTCATCTGTTGTTCATGAGGCCGGGTTCGGTGTTCATTCAAATTGTGCCTTTGGGGACTGACTGGGCTGCCAAGACCTACTACGGCGAGCCGGCGGTGAGAATGGGGTTGTGGTATGTGGGATATAAGATTCTACAGAGGGAGAGCTCGTTGTTCAGAGAGTATGACAAAACTGATCCAGTGCTAAAGGACCCCAGAAGTGTGGCCAAGAAAGGGTGGCAGGTGACcaagagagtctatttggatcGCCAGAATGTGAACTTGGATTTGGATCGGTTTAGAAAGCATCTGATTCGAGCTCATAAGTATCTGGTTTCAAAGAAAAGAATCAATCATGACAAGGAGAAAGTAGCATGA